One Bradysia coprophila strain Holo2 chromosome X unlocalized genomic scaffold, BU_Bcop_v1 contig_39, whole genome shotgun sequence genomic window carries:
- the LOC119069748 gene encoding signal peptidase complex catalytic subunit SEC11A, with the protein MGVMEQLSMDSLFGDVQRMDKRQFLYQVLSFGMIVSSALMIWKGLMVVTGSESPIVVVLSGSMEPAFHRGDLLFLTNYREEPVRVGEIVVFKVEGRDIPIVHRVIKLHEKNNGTLKFLTKGDNNSVDDRGLYAPGQLWLTKNDIVGRARGVLPFVGMITIYMNEYPNFKYAILGILALYVLIHRE; encoded by the exons ATGGGCGTTATGGAGCAATTAAGCATGGACAGCCTGTTCGGCGATGTTCAACGAATGGACAAAAGACAG TTCCTCTACCAGGTTCTGAGCTTCGGCATGATCGTGTCGTCAGCCTTGATGATTTGGAAAGGTTTAATGGTGGTAACGGGTAGCGAATCACCCATTGTTGTTGTGCTCAGTGGCAGTATGGAACCAGCATTTCACAGAGGCGATCTATTGTTTTTGACAAACTACAGAGAAGAGCCAGTGCGTGTAGGAGAAATTGTCGTTTTCAAAGTGGAAGGAAGGGACATACCAATCGTCCATAGAGTAATTAAGTTGCACGAAAA GAACAACGGAACACTGAAGTTTTTGACCAAAGGTGATAATAATTCGGTGGACGATCGAGGCTTGTATGCTCCAGGTCAGCTGTGGCTGACGAAAAACGATATTGTCGGTCGGGCTCGAGGTGTGCTACCGTTCGTTGGCATGATTACGATATACATGAACGAGTATCCGAATTTCAAG TATGCCATTCTTGGAATATTGGCGCTGTACGTGCTGATTCACAGGGAATAA